From Microbacterium sp. CGR2:
GGCGCCCTGTGGTCGACGATCTTCCTGATCGTCTGGCGCTACGCCGGGTTCTACATGCTGCTCATGCTCGTGGGACTCCAGGGGATTCCCGACGACATCTACGAGGCCGCCCGCATCGACGGAGCGAGCCGCTGGCAGACCTTCCGCGACATCACCGTGCCGCTGCTGAAACCGACGTTCGCGCTCACGACCGTGATGTGCGTGACGGGTTCGCTGCTGGCGTTCGAGCAGTTCTACATCCTCACCAAGGGCGGTCCGGACAACAGCACCATGACCGTCGTGCAGCTCATCTACAACGTCGCCTTCCAGGGGCAGAACAGCCTCGGCATCGCCGGTGCACTCTCGGTGATCGTGCTGCTCGCCCTCATCGTCATCAACGTCTTCCAGTTGCGCGCCTTCCGGCGTCCGGATGAGAGCTGAATCCCATGTCGCAGAATCGAACGCTGTCGCAGAATCAGACCCTCACACGCACGATCGTCGCGCCGAACTCGCAACCCACGACACCGCGCTACCGGTCCAAAGCCGCCCGTGTCGTCTACGGCATCCCGTACTGGGTGTTCACCACCGCGCTCGCGGTGATCTTCCTCTACCCGCTCATCTGGACAGGCGTCTCGTCGGTCAGCCCTCTCGCGGGCACCAGCCAGACCGACAGCTGGGGGTTCGGCAACTACGTCGCCCTCGCCGAGTATCAGGCCGGCATCTGGGTGTACCTGGGCAACTCGTTGTTCGTGTCGGTGCTCACCGTCGCACTCACCCTGTTCATCTCACTGCTGGGCGGCTACGCGTTCGCCCGGTTCTCGTTCCCGGGGAAGAACGCGCTGTTCCTGCTGACCCTCGCCATCCTGATGGTGCCGTACGCCACCCTGCTCATCCCGCTCTACGTCATCCTCAACGCCGTCGGGCTGCAGAACTCGCTCGTCGGGGTCGCGCTGGTCATCACCATGTTCCAGCTGCCGTTCTCGATGTTCATGATGCGCATCTCCTTCGAGTCGATCCCGAAGGAGATGGATGAGGCCGCGATGGTCGACGGATGCTCCAGCTGGGGCGCCCTCTGGCGAGTGCTGCTGCCGGCGGTCAAGCCGGGCCTGGTGACCGTCGGGCTGTTCGCGTTCCTCACGGCGTGGAACGACTTCATGGCTCCCCTGATCCTCATCAACGACACCAACCGGATGACGCTGCCGCTCGCGGTCGCCAACCTCCGCGGACAGGTGCAGGGTGTCGTCGACTACGGCGCGACCGAGGCCGGCGTGGTCGTCCTGGCCCTCCCCTGCATCCTGCTCTTCCTGATCCTCCAACGACACTACGTGCGCGGCTTCATGTCCGGCGCCTTCAAAGGATGACGATGTTCGACACCACTGCACCGGCCGCCCCTGTCGTCCCTTCGCGCGGCCGACTCCGACCGCTCGGTCTCTCCGAGGTCCGCATCGTCGGAGGATTCTGGGGGGAACGCCAGCAGGTCAACGGCACGGCGACCCTCGACCACATCGAGTCCCGCCTCGAGTCCGAGGGCTGGCTGCCGAACTTCGACCTCGCCGCCGCGGGCGTACTGCCCGAGGGGCGCCGCGGGAGGGAGTTCGCAGATTCCGAGATCTACAAATACCTCGAAGCTCTGGCCTGGGAGATCGGACGGACGGATGCTGCGGCCGACTCCGCTCTGGAATCACGGTTCCGTGGCGTCGTCGACAGGGTGGCGGCCGCTCAGGAGCGGGACGGGTACCTGAACACGCGGTTCGGGCGGCCGGGGCAGGGTGCACGGTGGTCCGACCTGGAGTGGGGGCACGAGCTGTACTGCCTCGGGCATCTCTTCCAGGCCGCGGTCGCGCGGCACCGCACCCGCCCTGAGGCAGACGACGGTCTCGTGGAGATCGCCCGCCGGGCTGCCGAGCTGGTGTGCCGGGAATTCAGTGCCGACGGCAGGGACGCGGTCTGCGGCCACGCCGAGGTCGAAGTCGGACTCGCCGAGCTCGGGCGCGCCCTCGTCGAGCCGCGGTTCCTCGAGCAGGCGGCACTGTTCGTGGAGCGACACGGCCGCGGTTCGCTGGGCGAGATCGAATGGGGACAGGAGTACTTCCAGGACGATGTGCCGGTACGCGAAGCCGAAGCGCTGCGGGGGCACGCCGTGCGCGCGAACTATCTGTCGGCCGGGGCGACGGACGTCGCTGTCGAGGGATCGGATGCGGCACTGCTGAGCGCACTGCGGGGGCAATGGGATCGCACGGTCGAGCGGCGCACATACGTCACCGGCGGACAGGGCTCTCACCACCAGGACGAGGCCTTCGGAGCGGATTGGGAGCTGCCCGCCGACCGGGCGTACTCCGAGACCTGTGCGGGCATCGGCTCGATCATGTTCTCCTGGCGCCTGCTGCTCGCAACCGGCGAGACGCGGCACGCCGACCTCATCGAGCGGACGCTGTTCAACGTCGTGGCGACGTCGCCCGGGTCGGATGGGCGCTCCTTCTACTACGCCAACACGTTGCATCAGCGGGTTCCCGGGGTGGAAGCCGACCCGGAGGGCACGTCCAAGCGCGCCTCATCGTCGCTGCGGGCACCCTGGTTCGAGGTGTCGTGCTGCCCGCCCAATGTGGCCCGCACCTTCGCCAGCCTCGCCGCCTACGTCGCGACCGCTGACGACGACGGCGTGCAGTTGCACCAGTACGCGCCGGCACACGTGCGGACGACACTGCCCGACGGGCGGGTCGTCGCGTTCGATGTCGACACCGGCTACCCGGTCGATGGCGGCATCCGCGTGACGGTCGTGGAGGATGCCGCATTCACACTGACGCTTCGCGTGCCGACATGGGCCGAGGGTGCCGTGCTCCGGGTGCAGGCGGCCGGTGACGTCACGGAGCAGGTGGCGGAGCCCGGTACCTGCGATGTGCGCCGTGAGTTCCGTGCCGGCGACGTCGTCGAGCTGCAGCTGCCGATCGTGGCGCGGACGACGAACCCCGACCCGCGGGTGGATGCCGTGCGCGGATGCGTCGTGATCGAACGGGGTCCCGAGGTGCTGGCACTGGAGTCGCTCGACTTCGGAGCGGACGTCGTCGATGCGGTCGTCGCCGGGCAGCCGGTCGACCGCGAGGGCCGGGTACGTCTGCCGCTGCGGCATCGCTCGTCCGGCGAGGTCGCGGACGCCGCGCTCGTGCCGTACCACGAGTGGGCGCGCCGCGGACCCTCGACGATGCGGGTCTGGCTCCCGACGAGCTAGCCGTGACGGCAGGTCGCCGTCTGCCTTGCGGTCGCCGTTTCGGCCACTTCGTTCAGCCCCGGTCGCAGTTTCGGCCGCTTCGAGGATGTCGAGACGACACGAACTGCGACCCGAACCGCGTCGCCCGCTCGGCAGACGGCACGAACTGCGATCGGAAGCCGGCCATCCCGGCGCCGCTACTCCTTCTTGCGGGTCACCGCCCGCTGCAGCAGCACGAACACGAGCAGGATGCCGCCGGTGATGATGGTCGTCATCTCCGGCGGGATGCTGCCGTCCCGGGTGATGAGGACGTTCATGAGCCCGAGCACCAGCGCACCGACGACCGACCCGAGCACGTAACCGTACCCGCCGGTCAGCAGCGTCCCGCCGATGACGGCCGCGGCGATCGCGTCCAACTCCCAGCCGATGCCGGTGATGTTCTGTGCCGTGCCCAGACGTGCGGTGTAGAGGACGGCGGCGATGCCGGCGAGTGATCCGCTGATGACGTAGACCATCACCTTGGTGCGGGCCACCGGCAGCCCCATCAGCAGCGCCGAGCTCTCCGACCCGCCGATCGCATAGACGGTGCGGCCGGTGCGCGTGCGGTGGAGGACGAAGAACGCGGCGAGCACGACCAGAACCGCGACGATCACGGCCGGGGTGATGACGAGGTCGTTGACCTTCGGGCCATCGATGACCTTCAGCTGCGTTCCGATCCAGCGGATGGGCGAGTCTTCTCCGAGCTGCTCCGGCTTCGTGCTGAGGAGCGAGGCGAGGCCGCGACCGAGGAACATCATCGCCAGGGTCGCGATGAACGGCTGCACGTTGAAGTACCGGATCAGCACACCGGACACGACTCCGAAGAGGGCGCCGATCCCGACCATGGCGACCATCACGGCAATGGCGTTCCATCCCGCGTTCGCGAGCATCACCCCCGCGAGAGACGAGAACGCGATGATGGAGCCGACCGACAGGTCGATGCCTCCGGTGATGATGACGAAGGTGAGCGCCACCGCGAGAACGATCAGGTGGGCGTTGTTGATCAGCAGGTTCGACAGCGTGCTCGCCTGCACGATGCGCCCGTAGGCGACCTCGCCGTAGACGATCATGCCCACGAAGATGACCACCGAGGCGAAGGTCGGCAGGACCGACGGGTTCGCCTGGATCATGCGGCGGATCCGGTCGGGGACACTCACGGACTCGTTGCGCGCCGAGGGTGCGATCAGGGCCGTCATGCCGGCACCTCCTCTTTCGGGGTCTCCTGCGTCGGTGTCGAGGGCGTGACCCTTCGTCGAGTGCGGAACCAGCTTCGTACGCGCTCGGACTGCAACAGGCAGAGCACCACGATCACGATCGCCTTGAAAGCGGGCGTCGCAGATGACGAGATGCCCAGGAACAGCACCGTCTTGTCGAGGGTCGCGATGAGCAGTGCGCCGACGAAGGCGCCGCTGAGCGAGAACTTCCCTCCCGCGAGAGAGGCGCCGCCGATCACCACTGCGAGGATCGCGTCGAGTTCGAGCTGGTAGCCCGTCCGGGAGGTGTCGACCGTCATCACCGTCCCCACCGACATGATGCCGGCGATGCCCGCGAGGATTCCGCTCAGCACGTAGGTCGTCAGCAGCAGTCCCTTGGGCTTGATGCCCGCCATGCGGCTGGCTCTGGGGTTGATCCCGATCGCTTCGATCATGAGGCCGAGCGCGCTGCGGCGCACCACCCAGCCGACGATGAGCACGATGAGGACGGCGAGGATGAAGACCACGGGGATGCCGATCAGGTATCCGTTCGCGATCCACCGGAAGGGGTCGTTGGACGCCGCGGTGTTCCGCCCGCCCGTGATCACCTTCGCGATGCCGCGGCCGGCGAGCATGAGCACCAGCGTCGCGATGAACGGCTGCAGCCCGACGTACGCGACAAGGATGCCGTTCACCGCGCCGAGCACGGCGGTGATCAGCAGCGCGAGGCCGACGGCGGCGAAGGCGGCGCCCGCAGATCCGGAGTCGCCGGCAACGCTCAGGAACTCCATCGACACCGCACCGGCGACCGCCATCAGCGATCCGACGGACAGGTCGATGCCGCCGGTCGCGATGACCAGCGACATCCCGATGGCGATCATCATGATGGGTGCCGCTTGGCGCAGGATGTCCACGAGGTTGCCGACGAGGTTGCCGTTGTTCGGATTCACCGACAGCGCGAGGTACGTCGGGTCCTTGAGCACGTTCAGCGCCAGCAGCGCGAGGATCGCGACGATGCCCCAGAAGAACGGCTTGTGGATCAGTTCACGCCACAGTGATGTGCCGGATGCCGTGGTCATCGTGCCTCCTCGGTGATGTGGGCGATCGTATCGGGCGCCGCGCCGTCGGTCTCCTCGAGCGTCTCGGCGGCCGCTGCCACACCGTGAGCGGCGATCACGTCGATGATCTCCTGCGCCGTGACGTCTGGTCCGTTCTGGATCTCCCCGATCTTGCGGTGATCCTTGAGCACGACGATGCGCTCCGCGAGGCGGACGACCTCTTCCAGCTCGGAGGAGATGAACACCACGGCGACGCCTTCCTCGGCGAGCGCGGCGACCGCTTCCTGGATCTCGGCCTTGGCGCCGACATCGATCCCTCGCGTCGGCTCGTCGAGGATCAGGAGGTCGGGCTCCGTCGCCAGCCAGCGCCCGAGCAGCACCTTCTGCTGGTTGCCGCCGGAGAGATTCTTGATCGCCCGGTTGGGGTCGGCGGGTCGCACATTGAGTTCGACGATGTACTTGTCGACGATGGCGTCCTGCTCCTTGCGCGACATCGGCCGCGCCCAGCCGCGCTCGGCCTGTACGGCGAGGATCATGTTCTCGCGAACGGTGAGGTCGGCGATGATGCCCTCGTCACGACGGTTCTCCGTGGAGAACGCGATGCGCCGGGCAAGGGCGTCAGCCGGCGACTTCAGGTCGGTGCGGCGCCCCTTCACCGAGATCGTGCCCTCGTCGGTGCGGTCGGCACCGTAGAGGAGCCGGGCGAGTTCGGTGCGTCCGGAACCGAGGAGGCCGGCGAAACCGACGACCTCTCCAGGGCGGATCTCGAGGTCGGTGGCCTCGACCGCTCCGCTGCGGGCGATGCCGGATGCCGAGAGGACGGGCACTTCGTCGGGATCGCGGGGAGCGCGACGACGGTTTCCTCCGAGGGATGCGAGAGTGTCGAGATCTTTGCCGATCATCCGGGAGATGAGGTCGTGTCGGCTGAGCTGGCGGGTGAGGTACTCCCCCTCGTATCGTCCGTTGCGAAGCACCGTGAGACGGTCGCTGATCGCGTAGATCTGATCGAGGAAGTGGGAGACGAAGAGGATCGCGACGCCCTGGTCGCGGAGGGTGCGGATGACGGTGAAGAGGCCGTCGACCTCGGCGGCATCGAGGCTCGAGGTCGGTTCGTCGAGGATCAGCACCTTCGCCTTGATCGCCATCGCCCGGCTGATCGCGACCAGCTGCTGCAGGGCGATGGAGAGGGCGGACAGCGGCTTGTGCGTGTCGAGATGCTCGAGTCCGAGACGGGCGAGGGCATCGGTCGCCGCGCGGTGGGTGGCGCGCCAATTGATGCCGAAGGGCCCACGGACCTCGTGCCCGAGCATCACGTTCTCGCCGATCGAGAGGTTGGGCGCGAGATTGACCTCCTGGTACACCGTGGAGATCCCTGCCTCCTGCGCATCCGCGGTGCCGGCGAAGCGCCGCTCCGCACCGGCCACGAGGATCGTTCCGGAGTCGATCTGGTAGACCCCCGTGAGGGCTTTGATCAGTGTCGACTTGCCCGCGCCGTTCTCGCCCATGAGCGCGTGGACTTCGCCGGGGAACAGGCGGAAGTCGACACTGTCGAGGGCTTTCACCCCCGGGAACTCGATGGAGATCTCGCGGAGCTGGACGAGGGGTGGTTCTTCGGTCATCGCTGTCTCTCAGTCTCGGAGAATCCGAGGTGGCGGAGATCCTCCGCCACCTCGGGTCGACGCCGGATCGCTCCGGCAGACGATTCAGTACTTGCGGTCGGCCAGAACAGCCTTGGCCGCTTCTGCGGAATCGAACTCCTCGCTCGGGACGACGATGTACGACTCGACCTCTTCTCCTTCGAGCGCCTTCTCGACGACCTCGAGCGCGGTCTCCCCGAACAGCGGGTTGTACTCGTGCACGTAGCTGAGCTGACCGTCGGCCAGGGCCTGCATGGCGTTCTTGGTTCCGTCGATGGTGGCGATCTTGACGTCCTCGCCCACGACCAGACCCGCTTCCTCCGCTGCCTGCGCGGCTCCGAGCCCCATCTCGTCGTTCTGCGCGAAGACCAGCTGGATGTCGTTGTTGTTGGCCTTCAGCATCGTCTCGAAGACGCTCTTGCCCTCTTCAGCCGACCAGTTCGCGGTCTGCGCGTCGAGCTTCGTGAGCGCAGCGTCACCGAGGCCCTCGTCGAAGCCGGTGTTGCGCTCGTTGACGACGCCGACACCCGCGGGGCCCTCGAGCACGACGTACTTGCCGCCGTCGGGGAAGGTGGACGCAGCCCAGGCGCCGACCTGCTTGGCGACCTCGACGTTGTCGGGGGCGATGCGGGTGACGTAGAGGCTGTCGTCGTCGGGCTCGATTCCTCGGTCGAGCAGGATGACCGGGATCTCTGCTTCCTGCGCGCGCGTGAGCGAGTCCTCCCAGCCGGAGGCCTCCGTCGCGGAGAGCAGGATCACATCGACACCCTCGTCGACGAACGACGTGAACGCGTCGATCTGCGACTTCTGGTCGAGGTTGGTGGCGGGGGCGTACTTGAGCTCGTACCCGGCATCCTCCGTGAAGGTGTCCTGGATGTTCTGCTCGTTGGCCTCACGCCAGGCCCCCTCGGGCCCCACGGCCACGAAGCCGACGGTCGTCAGCTCCTCGGAGCCGCCGTCACCGCCGGAGCCACCGTCTGTTCCGCCGCCGGAGCAGGCGGCCAGGCCGATCGTGAGTGCGCCGACCGCGACCAGGCCGAGCGCGGTACGGATGCGCGTGTGTACGGACATGTTCTCCTCCTTGAGACGCCGGGAACGCTCCGGCAACCGGGGACCGCCTTGGTCCCTTCCGTGATTGCAGGACACGGTGTGACCCCTGTCCTGCGGCGATGTTACCGGGAACAATTCACGGAACACAAGAGAAGTCCGTCAAGACGGTGATAATCGTGACCTGTGGGAGTGTTACCGATCACACTTGGTCGGACGGTGCCGGATCGGCGGCGATCATCTCCACGACGCTGTCGACCGTGACGCCGGGCCCGTTGCTGAGCTCGCCGATCTTCTCGCGGTCCTTCAACACGAGGATGCGGTCGCTCAGCCGAACGACCTCCTCCAGTTCCGACGAGATGAAGACGATCGCGACACCGTCGGCGGCCAATTGACTGATCCGTCGCTGGACCTCGAGCTTCGCGGCGATGTCGATGCCCCTCGTGGGCTCGTCGAGGATCAGCACATGGGGGCGGGTCGCGAGCGCGCGAGCGAGGAGCACCTTCTGCTGCGCCCCTCCCGAGAGCAGCTTCGCCGGACGGTCGAGATCCCGCGGGTCCAGATGCAGGGTCTCCACGAAAGCGTCGACGAGCGCGGCCGTCTCTGCGGGTCCGATCGGATGCGTCCACCCCCGGAGCGCCTGCAGGGAGAGCACGATGTTCTCCCTGGCGGTGAGGTCGCCGATGACCCCCAGGGTGCGCCTGCTCTCGGCAGAGAACGCGATGCGATGGCGCAGCGCCACCGACGGGCTGCGCAGATCCACACGCTCGCCCTCGACCCAGACCTCTCCGCTGTCGGCCCTCACCGTCCCGCTCAGCAGCGATGCGAGCTCGGTGCGCCCGGAGCCGCGCAGACCGGCCAATCCGACGATCTCGCCCCGCTGGACTTCGATGTCGGTCCTGTCGAGTTCGCCGCGTCTGCCCAGCGCCGACGCGCGCAGCATCGGCTGCCCGTCCGACGCGTAGTGGTGCGCCTTGCGCTCCGAGGTGAGAGCGCGCAGACCGTCGAGATCCTTCCCGAGCATCTTCGAGATCAGGTCCGCGCGCTCCAGATCCCGGGTGGCGTACTCGCCGATTCGTTTGCCGCCGCGCAGCACCGTCATCCGATCGCTGATCGCGAACGCCTGCTCGAGGAAATGCGAGATGAAGAGGATCGCCACCCCGCGCTCCCGCAGCCCCCGGATCACGCGCATGAGCGTGGCCACCTCCGCCTGGTCGAGACTGGAGGTGGGCTCATCGAGCACGAGCACCTTCGGCTCGTCGACGACGGCCCTGGCCAGCGCGACCAGCTGCTTCTGGGCGGGTGACAGCAGCGACAGCGGCGTGCGAGGGTCGAGGTCATCCAAACCCAGCCAGGCCAGGGCTTCCGCGGCATCCGCCCACGTGCGCCGCCAATCGATGCCGAAGAACCCCCGCCGCTCGCGCCCGAGCATGACGTTCTCCGCCACGTTCAGGTTCGGGCTGAGCTGTGCCTCTTGGAACACGGTCGCGATCCCGGCCGCCCGGCTCTCCGCCACGCCGGCGAAGCTGCGCTCCTCACCCGCGACCCTCACCACACCGGCCGCCGGTGTGCGAGTGCCGGTCAGCACGGCGATGAGCGTCGACTTCCCGGCGCCGTTCTCCCCCATGACGGCGTGGACCTCGCCCGGGAAGAGACGGAAGTCGACGCCGTCGAGCGCACGCACTCCGGGGAAATCGACGGTGATGCCCTCGAGGACCACCACCGGCTCAGCCGTACGAAGGCGGTCCATCAGGGCACCCGCCGCGGAGGAGCTGATGACGCGCGCGGGACGATCTCCGTCGGAATGCGCGTGAGCGGCGGAATCTCGCGCCCCTCGATCGCGGCGCGGAGCATCTCCACCACCGCGACACCCAGCGCGTCGAAGTCCTGACGGACCGTCGTCAGCGGGGGCAGGAAGTGTCGGGCGAGTGGCACGTCGTCGAAGCCGACGACACTCAGGTCGCCCGGCACATCGAAGCCCTTGTCGTGCAGGCCGTGGATGAGACCGATCGCCATGTCGTCGTTCGCCGCGAAGATGGCCGTGTAATCGGGGAGCCGGTTCAGACCCATCGCGAAGTCATAGGCGAAATCCGCTGTCCAGTCGCCGACGACGATCGGTCGTTCCCGGATGCCCCACGACTTCGCCCGCGAGTGGAAGGCGCGCTCGCGCGCTCGCGCATCCAGCCAGTCCAGCGGGCCGGAGATGTGCAGGATGTCCCGGTGCCCCAGCGCCACCAGGTGATCGACCACGAGGGTCGTGCCCGCGTGCTGGTCGATCGACACCGTGAGGAAGGTCGGATCGGCATCCGCCTTCACGACCAGCATCGGCACGTTGATGGCGATCCTGCGAAGGGCAGCGACCGACGAGGAGCGTGGAGCGATCACGCAGAGCGCGTCGACACCCTGGGTGATGAGGTTGTCGACGGCATCCTGGGGCGAGAGCCCGTCGTTCTCGTGCAGCGCGATGGGGGTGACCGAGTATCCGGCCGCGCGGGCGGACAGTTCGACCGCACGCAGGATGCTCGTGGGGCCGAAGGCCACGGCACTCTCGACGATCACGCCGATGCGCCGGGTGCGTTGCGTCGCCAGCGCCCTCGCGACGAGATTGGGGCGGTAGTCGAGCTCTTCGATCGCCTCGAGCACGCGTCGACGAGTGTCGGGCTTGATGTTGGGATGGTCGTTGAGCACTCGCGACACTGTCATGTGCGAGACACCGGCGATCGTGGCGACCTGCCGGATGTTGGGCTTGTCCGAGCCGACGTTCACCATGCGCACCTCCGTCGGCCTGCTGGGCGATGTTACCGAGAACACGCGGCCGCGTGCAATCGGTCGCGTCGGCTCGCGGTCGCAGTTTCGGCCATGTCACGCTGCTCCGGTCGCAGTTTCGGCCGCCCTGGCTGCATCGAGGAGGCAGAAACTGCGACCGGAACCGGAGCGGATGCCGAGGAGCAGGCCAGAACTGCGACCCGAGCGGGCCGGTTCGGCCCTTGCTACAGTCCGAGCCGCTCCAGGTACGGGTTCACCAGGCGGCGCTCCGGGTCGAAGCGCCGGGCGAGCGCGGCGAAGTCATCCCACCGCGGGTAGCGCGAGCGCACCTCGGCGGGGTCGAGCGCGAACACCTTGCCCCAGTGCGGACGCGCCGTCGCCGGCAGTGCCGCCTCGATCGTCGGAAGCAGGGCCCGCACCGCAGCCTCCTCGGGCTTCCAGGTGAAGTGGAGGCCGACGGCATCCGTCCCGTATGACGAGCTGAGCCACAGATCGTCTGCCTTCACCGTGCGGATCTCGTTCACGAGCAGCAGGGGCGCGATCTGACCCGCGAGCGTGCGCACCGCCTGGATCGCTGCGACCGCATCGGCACGCGGCACGAGATACTCGCTCTGGATCTCCGCCCCGGCCGACGGGGTGAAGTCGAGCTTGAAGTGCGGCAGGCGCTCGAACCACGGGCCACCCACTCCCTGCTGCTCGGTGCAGGCGATCGGATCGACACCGAGGATCGGATGCCGTTTGCTGGTCGCCGGTTCGGCACCGAGCCGCTCGAACAGCGACTCCCGCGCTGCCTCGTGCGCCTCGGGCAGGCGCTGCTTCACCCAGATCTGGTCGGCGATGTCGGTGCGCTGCCACGTCGAGAAGATGCTCACGCTGGTGCCCACGCCGGTGACCTCGTCGAGGCCGGCGAGGATCGAGTCCCAATCCGGATGCTCGAACACGTGCTGGGCGATCGCGTAGGTCGGCTCGACGTCGAGTGTCACATCGACCACCGCGCCGAGGGCTCCGAGACTCACCACTGTTCCGTCGAAGTCGGCGTCGCCGCGGTGCAGGGCTCGCGTCTCGCCGGCGGGCGTGACGATCGTGAGGGCGCGCACCGCACTCGCCAGCGAGCCGATCACATCACCCGAGCCGTGGGTGCCGGTCGCGACCGCGCCGGCGACGGAGATGTGCGGCAGTGAGGCCAGGTTCGACAGGGCGAGTCCCTCGGCTTCGAGCAGCGGGGCGATGTCGCCGTAACGCATGCCCCCGGCGACGCGCACGGAATCCCGCGCCGGACTCACCTCGAACACGGGCGGGAGCTGGTCCAGCCCGATGAGCACCCCGTCGGTGTCGGCCACGTCGTTGAAGCAGTGCCTCGATTCGAGCATCCGCACCGCACCGCCCTGCGCGAGCAGTGCCCGCAGGTCGTCGAGCGTCGAGGGGTGCTCCACCCGTGCTGCCCGATACGTGAGGTTGCCCGCCCAATTGCGTTCGATGCCCATGGCGCCATGATAGCCAGGAGACCGTTTCGTACATCGATGTAGCGCGGGCCCCGAAGCGCCCGGCTAGGCTGACCGGATGACCGCGATGCCGCTTCCCCGAGCGACGATGAAGGACGTCGCCGCTCTCGCCGGGGTCTCGCCGAAAACCGTTTCCAACGTCGTCACGGGGACGGTGGCGGTGCGCGAGGAGACGCGCGCCAAGGTCCAGGAAGCGATGGCTCACCTCGACTTCGTCCCCAATCTGAGCGCTCGTGGACTGCGGAAAGGACGCTCGGGGATCATCGCGGTCGCACTGCCGGATCTCGCCACCGCATTCTCGGCGGAGCTGGTGCACCGCATCGTCGAGGCCGCCCATGAGCGCGGTCTCGCCGTGCAGGTGGAGGAGACCGCGTCGTCGCCGCAGCGCGAGAGCGAACTGGTCGCGCGAGCCAGAGCCCACCTCGTCGACGGGCTCATCCTCAACCCGATCCGCCTCGAAGACAGTGTGTTGAAGTACTCGAACCGACTGCCCCCGCTCGTGGTCATCGGCGAGGTGGAGCAGCACCGCGCCGATCACGTCCGCATCGACAGCCGCGCGGCCGCGGCGGATGCCACGCGACACGTGCTCTCCCGCGGCGCGACGCGCATCGCCGTCGTGGGGGCCGACAGCGACCCGTCGGTGGCGACCGCCACCAGCAGGCTCCGCCTCGAGGGGGTCCACGACGCGCTGCGCGAAGCCGGCATCTCGCGTGACCCGGCCCTCGAGATCAACCGACTCCCGTGGTCGATGGCGGGGGGCGCCGAGGCCATGCGCGTGCTGCTCGAGCGGCGGGTCGCGTTCGACGCGATCGTCGCCTTCACCGACTCGCTGGCTCTCGGTGCGCTGCACGAGTTGCACGACCACGACATCCGCGTGCCGGACGACGTGATCATCACGGGCTTCGACGACGTCGAGTTCTCGAAGTTCACGTCGCCGTCACTGACGTCGGTGGCGTTCGACCGACACGAGTTCGCCGAGGCGGCCCTCACTCTGCTCGAGTCGCGCATGGATGACCGCGGCTTGCGCCCTCGGTCGGTGACGCTGTCGCACCATCTGCTCGAACGCTCGAGCACTGCCGGTCGTCCCCGCGGCTACCGCCCCTGACGCGCCGGGCACGCGGTTCCGGCGAAACGCTTGCGCTCGGATTACTACGATGTAATGATGGGGCAACCCGCCCACCGGTCACGAAGGAGTGACGATGACGCCCCCGCT
This genomic window contains:
- a CDS encoding LacI family DNA-binding transcriptional regulator; amino-acid sequence: MVNVGSDKPNIRQVATIAGVSHMTVSRVLNDHPNIKPDTRRRVLEAIEELDYRPNLVARALATQRTRRIGVIVESAVAFGPTSILRAVELSARAAGYSVTPIALHENDGLSPQDAVDNLITQGVDALCVIAPRSSSVAALRRIAINVPMLVVKADADPTFLTVSIDQHAGTTLVVDHLVALGHRDILHISGPLDWLDARARERAFHSRAKSWGIRERPIVVGDWTADFAYDFAMGLNRLPDYTAIFAANDDMAIGLIHGLHDKGFDVPGDLSVVGFDDVPLARHFLPPLTTVRQDFDALGVAVVEMLRAAIEGREIPPLTRIPTEIVPRASSAPPRRVP
- a CDS encoding LacI family DNA-binding transcriptional regulator, coding for MTAMPLPRATMKDVAALAGVSPKTVSNVVTGTVAVREETRAKVQEAMAHLDFVPNLSARGLRKGRSGIIAVALPDLATAFSAELVHRIVEAAHERGLAVQVEETASSPQRESELVARARAHLVDGLILNPIRLEDSVLKYSNRLPPLVVIGEVEQHRADHVRIDSRAAAADATRHVLSRGATRIAVVGADSDPSVATATSRLRLEGVHDALREAGISRDPALEINRLPWSMAGGAEAMRVLLERRVAFDAIVAFTDSLALGALHELHDHDIRVPDDVIITGFDDVEFSKFTSPSLTSVAFDRHEFAEAALTLLESRMDDRGLRPRSVTLSHHLLERSSTAGRPRGYRP
- a CDS encoding sugar ABC transporter ATP-binding protein gives rise to the protein MDRLRTAEPVVVLEGITVDFPGVRALDGVDFRLFPGEVHAVMGENGAGKSTLIAVLTGTRTPAAGVVRVAGEERSFAGVAESRAAGIATVFQEAQLSPNLNVAENVMLGRERRGFFGIDWRRTWADAAEALAWLGLDDLDPRTPLSLLSPAQKQLVALARAVVDEPKVLVLDEPTSSLDQAEVATLMRVIRGLRERGVAILFISHFLEQAFAISDRMTVLRGGKRIGEYATRDLERADLISKMLGKDLDGLRALTSERKAHHYASDGQPMLRASALGRRGELDRTDIEVQRGEIVGLAGLRGSGRTELASLLSGTVRADSGEVWVEGERVDLRSPSVALRHRIAFSAESRRTLGVIGDLTARENIVLSLQALRGWTHPIGPAETAALVDAFVETLHLDPRDLDRPAKLLSGGAQQKVLLARALATRPHVLILDEPTRGIDIAAKLEVQRRISQLAADGVAIVFISSELEEVVRLSDRILVLKDREKIGELSNGPGVTVDSVVEMIAADPAPSDQV
- a CDS encoding D-arabinono-1,4-lactone oxidase produces the protein MGIERNWAGNLTYRAARVEHPSTLDDLRALLAQGGAVRMLESRHCFNDVADTDGVLIGLDQLPPVFEVSPARDSVRVAGGMRYGDIAPLLEAEGLALSNLASLPHISVAGAVATGTHGSGDVIGSLASAVRALTIVTPAGETRALHRGDADFDGTVVSLGALGAVVDVTLDVEPTYAIAQHVFEHPDWDSILAGLDEVTGVGTSVSIFSTWQRTDIADQIWVKQRLPEAHEAARESLFERLGAEPATSKRHPILGVDPIACTEQQGVGGPWFERLPHFKLDFTPSAGAEIQSEYLVPRADAVAAIQAVRTLAGQIAPLLLVNEIRTVKADDLWLSSSYGTDAVGLHFTWKPEEAAVRALLPTIEAALPATARPHWGKVFALDPAEVRSRYPRWDDFAALARRFDPERRLVNPYLERLGL
- a CDS encoding substrate-binding domain-containing protein; translated protein: MSVHTRIRTALGLVAVGALTIGLAACSGGGTDGGSGGDGGSEELTTVGFVAVGPEGAWREANEQNIQDTFTEDAGYELKYAPATNLDQKSQIDAFTSFVDEGVDVILLSATEASGWEDSLTRAQEAEIPVILLDRGIEPDDDSLYVTRIAPDNVEVAKQVGAWAASTFPDGGKYVVLEGPAGVGVVNERNTGFDEGLGDAALTKLDAQTANWSAEEGKSVFETMLKANNNDIQLVFAQNDEMGLGAAQAAEEAGLVVGEDVKIATIDGTKNAMQALADGQLSYVHEYNPLFGETALEVVEKALEGEEVESYIVVPSEEFDSAEAAKAVLADRKY